Within Zootoca vivipara chromosome 17, rZooViv1.1, whole genome shotgun sequence, the genomic segment TTTTAGTAATCCGTTCAGATTGAAGGCTATCCTGGATTATTGATTGCTGCTGTTATTCCTCACACAGGGTGTGGCTGTACACTCTCATCCCTCCTCCAGAGGGGAGAGGTGCATGGGATTTCCATAGATTCATGAAGGCCGAGCAGATCAGGACAAGCATCGTTTTCTTGTTTTAGCCTTGCAACACATACTCATTTTGTGATGCTTCCTCTCCCACACAAAATACTTTAGCATCTCATGAATTGGACAGCTCAGGTTATCAGGGACGGCACATCAAAGCCATGGGCGCAGatgcggaggaagggggtgcgctGGGGGCAGGCCTACCCGGGTGTCAAgactgaaggggtgtgtgtgagaaaaAATGGCAAAAAGGCGCAAAAAGTATTCCGCCCAGCAGCGCGCCTTCGCTCTTTCCCCCGCCTTCCCGCCCGCCCCTCGCGCCTCGTCTagtccttcctctccctcctgcgCCCGCCCAACACGCAGTTCCTATCCGACTCCCCGGCCTTTGCTTTCACGGTATATCCGCGTGCATGCTAGGAAAAGCAGCGTAGCAggctttgcattttgtttccttttatagACAGGCAGGTGCCCTTCCGCAGACTAGCCTTGCAAACGGAGAGAGGAGCTTTCTGCAAACCGCGGGGGACTTTCCATACATCCACACATCCTCCCTTGAAGGCGAAGTTGCCCTGCCTCGTTGCCTTAAGGGTTAAAGCTAGAGAGTGCAAGCTGCTAGAGAGAGagcgcaagagagagagagagagagagagatgctggatACTGACTTGGGAAAAGGGGCGCGGCCTAAGAAGAACAGCTGACCCGTCCCCTCTACCGTCGGGTACTGCCCTTGTCCTGCAAGGAATCGGGTGCGTGCAAAGCGCCTTGGCGTGCAGCaagctttgggtgggtgggtgcttgtgCAATGCAATGCAGTACCCGTGGAactggggttgggggtggagagagagcaggcagggaagCTGCGGGTCAGGTGGGGGAGGGGTTGCAGCTGATTCATCCTCGTTGCAGAGAAGAGTCTGGCTTCTCCCTGAAGGTACAgtacgttctctctctctctctctctctctctctctctctcacacacacacacacacacacgtacgtctGCGTGCACACACAGATCACGTGAAGAGTCCTGTACTGTAGTttgatcaggccaacggcccatctagtcccgcagcctgttagaatcatagagatggaaggaaggggaccctcagagtcatctagtccaactccctgcaatgcaggaatctcagtacAGTACTGTCTCTTCACGGTGACCAAGCCTGCAAGGAGGATTGGAGCccaagagcatctctcccctcccgcagcttccagcaactgctattcaattaagcataataataataatttaacaacatttataacccgcccatctggctgggtttcctcaaccactgggacagctcccaacagaatatttttttttaaaaaaaacaatgaaacatcaaacatttaaagcttctgtatacagggctgccttcagatgtcttataaaagtcagatagatgtttatttccttgacatctgacaggagggcgttccacagggcaggcgcaactaccgagaaggccctctgtctggttccctgtcccTGAGTTGATATATATAGAGCATCTATCCTAAATTTGTCAGCTTCTCTCAAAGAAGCAggataaggaagtttttaatgattggtgtcttattatgtttttatattttgctggaagcctcccaaagTGGTTGGGGAATTATTGGTAATATATTCATACAAAACCTTTGCTCCTCGTTTGCAATCCTACTGGCTGAATTTGATCTGAGTCCtgggttagctcagttggtagaggttgtgggtttgagccccaccctgttaaaaaattcctgcattgcagggtgttcaACTAGATggcctcttggtcccttccaactcgtatGATTCTATGGTCTATGAACCTCACTCATTCGCAATGAGGGAAcaaccacatttttttaaagcaaacttttgTTAGAAGTTCTGCAACCCACCTTTGCATAATAGGATGATGGCTTTGTAAAattggagggggaaggagaaggaatctCAGAGtgggcttttttgtgggggacatGACTTTTCTGGTCAGTGGGCAGAAGGAGCTTGGGTCAATCGCCAGCTAGAGATCTGCCATCCCCTTGTCTTGGTCCAGGTTTGGGTCTCTGCCTCCTCCTAGGAGTTCAGATGCGCACAGTTGCCACAGACAGATTGGGAATTGCTTTAACAAATATCCTGCAACCAACCACCTCCTGGGCCCTCTGGTCTTTCCCActgccaataaaaataaaataactgttTACCTGAGGCTGACACAAAAGCTCACatactactgtatataaatgaatgaaatgttgatgtctttccccctttccttccctctctcttcccacttatctccccccccccccaactccatatTGCCCAGAACAATACTGTCTCACTCTAAATAGGACTGACTTGTTTGAAGGATTATGTGTCTTGAAAACAGAGACTCTGGATCAgggctccccaaactaaggcctgggggccggatgcggcccaatcgccttctaaatccggcccgcggacagtccgagaatccgcatgtttttacatgagtagaatgtgtccttttatttaaaatgcatctctgggttatttgtgtggcctgcctgttgtttttacatgagtagaaagtgttcttttatttaaaatgcatctctcggttatttgtggggcataggaatttgttcatttttttttttcaaaatatagtccggctccccacaaggtctaagggacagtggaccggccccttgctgaaaaagtttgctgacccctgctctggatGTACCCAagaatttaataaaaacattttaaaaaatcacagtcTCTCTAGTCCATTAACATTATTCAATGCAGCTTCATTATTGGAAAGCCATGGAATGTGATCCTGCAAAGGGCCAGTCTAAGTATTAGGGCTGCCACCTTGTTTTGTACCTATGAGGCAGACAACCTGTGGTAGGTAAATAAGACATTTTGGGTTGTAGTTGAGGAAATTTCCTCTGCGCCAGCACAAAAGCCCCAAAACACAAAAAGCACATAGtaaaggagtcttggtagaccacaaacctgacatgagtcaacagtgtgatgtagcatcttaaaaaaccaatgcaattctgggctgcatcaataggagtatagcatctctagatcaagggaagtaaaagtaccactgtattctgctctggtcagacctcacctggagtactgtgtccagttctgggcaccacagttcaagaagtatactgacaagctggaaagtgtccagagtagggcaacccaaatggtcaaaggcctggaaacgatgccttatgaggaacggcttagggagctgggcatgtttagcctggagaagagaaggttaaggggtgatatgatagccatgttcaaatatattaaaggatgccatatagaggagggagaaaggttgttttttgctgctccagagaagcggacacggagcaatggatgcaaactacaagaaagaagattccacctaaacattaggaagaacttcctgacagtaagagctgttcgacagtggagtttgctaccaaggagtgtggtggagtctcctttgaaggtctttaagcagaggcttgacagccatctgtcaggaatgctttgatggtgtttccagcttggcagggggttggactggatggcccttgtggtctcttccaactctatgattctatgattctatacatgtTTTATCTATCACCTTACAACAGGCACTGTATGGAGTAGTTACAGAAATCTCAGTATGGTGCCTATCTCTTATTCTGAGATGTGGGCTGAAGAAGTACCAAATACCAGTTTTTGTGCAGCTTGGGCCTATTCATATTTAGAAGCCCCTGTATTTTAATGGATTCACACCCATtagtaagtgtgcataagagTAGAGCATTACCTGTGTTAAGTTGGAAAAGACTTACAGTATTTGCTTATGGTCTGGGGTTCAGGGGTGCCAATGCACTACCAGATACCCTGCTTATGGAATCGTCTACATGCAGACAGATCTAAAGCTGTTATAAATAAAGCCTGATTGGATTTATTCTGATGACTTTTTGCAGAGTGGCAATGCGAACTTGCaatccacatgtggtggcaatgcaaacttgcaaaataaataaataaatactggggAATGGTTTATGAAGAACTGAAGAATATCCTTAAATGTTCCTTCCCCACGAAGCCAGAAGCATTCCTTTTAGCTATAATAGGACAGGAGATTCCAGATAAAGTAAAAAGCTTCTTCCTTTACGCAACAGCAGAAGCAAGGGTACTATACGCTAAAATGCggaagaaaaggaaaatcccGACCAAAGACGAGTGGTTGCTTAAACTAATAGAATATGtagaactagtgtatttcagcccgttcaataacgggcgctagaatcctggggttcggagaagcgcttgcgcagcgcttctccgaaccctgggacctgtccttgctgtcggcgatGGGACCCTTGGTCTGACCTAGTGCAGCAGTTCTTGTGTTCCTAGGCAGCAATGATTTCTAGAAGAGTTTCACCAGAAGTGCGAGGGCAGCTGTGCCATTAAAGATCAAGGGACCATTGATAGCCCCACCAGGTTTGGGGGCTCTTGCATTAGCTCAGCATTACATTAGCAATTTGTTTCAAATTATAAATTCATTATAGTGAGAGAAGAACAGAGTGTGGGACACATTTAGAGGAGGAGTTCTTTGCATAATTTGCCTCCTGTAATGTGCAACTTTATTCTTGGATGCCAAAACCCAAGATTGCAacgtggtggatttttttttaaagcaaactcttTTATTTTCCAATATGTACTGtatgaatacaaaatacaaaaaagaagaaatacaaaaacTTTCCAACCGAAATACAGAGTCAACTTataaaataaacgggcgctagaacattcggcatttttcggtggcagcggcgcgtggggggcttttattccttgtctaattgattgttccttcccccctccctttgatccttaatttatccctaattttctccccccgttcccaaacccgtttgctttctatcagaggcagagagatttagaattgaatatacaaaatggagttcctcttgctcttagggcctgaccaggattattctggccctggtcattgccaccctatacccgggctcggctggggggtgcggggggtatttcttcctttaccccctccgaagcttgtgtttggagtatggatccctccccaccctgttttcgcgcactttttgcgcctgccgtttggttcctaattttttcccgtcaatagcgctgctgctgcaagggcccagtggccgaattctggctcctggacggcccagGCGGCTGctcagtttttttaaatgtacattaaGTTATGGACGTGATACTAGGGAGAGGGGCCTTACAGACAAGGGTTGATGATTCTCACGTGAGAAGCCAGATCAATAAATAACCATGTATAAAATACACTTCCGTGTtgaagagaaatatttcaggtaATGTCTGAATGTAAGATAAAGAAGGGTAGTGATTAATGGATATCCATGAGGTTATACATATATGCACAATATATAATAAACGTTCTAGAATCAAATAAATAGGATAAAGTACTTAAATaatgtacgcccagtttttcggggggtgggggtggctcccgctacttttgttgtcCTCCgctgctgtttttcagtcgcctgctgcgtccgggagggagctttgccgtccggggggcttgcgcccgccccggcactttctgagggtcccgcggttggtgctgagcattcggtggcctccccgcgcctttcctggccgttccggcccagcggagGTCTCCCAGTTGCTTGcactgtttgggcctcaattttgggcctgttagtgaggagaagccggggcctcgattttttggtcgtcccggcttcctcctcaggcccttgggcacgttgagagagggcccgccctgcttaggagccttgctgcctgctcctgccttccacctggtggcctctgttttaactgcttattgagccagtgcagggcagaggggtggggtgtggggtggggagtgtgtgtgtgtgtgtgtgtgtgtgtgtgtgtgtgtgcgtgtagtctctgcgtccaatccctgtgtccctggggcacatgctcagtagcgcggaaaagggacacacggaatctggacgcagagacacagggactttattatataggactagtgtatttcagcccgttcaataacgggcactagaatcctggggttcggagaagcgcttgcgcagcgcttctccgaaccctgggacctgtccttgctgtcggcggcagggggacaggaacggaggagaagaaagcgctgctttctccttccttcctctcctccagccaccgacaggaaggacgcgggacacaaatgcctacctcgccgccgctgtttcgcggcctcccgccgctcctcttacgggccagggagggttgtcaggaggaggcctctgccggcctccaccctcgcttccctgacgtgccctgcagtgaggcggtgtccggccgggagcagcggttggaggaggcagaggtgggggagagTGCGCACGTgcagtctctccgtccaatccctgtgtccctggggcacatgcgcagtaacccagggacacacagaaaacttggacgcagagacacttgcatattattatataggattagccATGATGACAGCCAAAATAAGAAATACAAAGAGATAAACAGTATTAAGCGAGTGGGAACAACTAGAGGAGTATTTAAATAGAAGCGGTATAAATATACAAGTAGAGCtaaacataggtaaagggacccctgaccattaggtccagtcgtgaccaactctggggttgcggtgctcatctcatgttattggtcgagggaacttccaggtcatgtggccagcatgacaaagctgcttctggcgaaccagagcagcacacggaaacgccatttacccgctgtagcggtacctatttatctacttgcacttttgatgtgctttcgaactgctaggttggcaggagctgggaccgagcaacgggagctcaccccgtcacggggattcgaaccactgaccttctgatcggcaagccctaggctctggtttaacccacagcgccaccagtaaACACCAGTAAACAAAGAGTGAAAGACTGGAAAGCTTTAGGAGTTGCAGCAAACCAAAGTGACTGAGTTAGGATGTCAAGGAAAGATAGGTTGGGAAGTCCAGGTAAGAAGGGTTGGGTGATGATGTATGTAACTGGAATAATGATAACTGATTGTAATTGAAGAATgcacaaacaaattaaaatagtaataattaataaatcaGTTCATATCACACACAAGGGCTTAGCTCCATTTAGCTTGTTGTACAGGAGTGCCTCCCTTACTGCTAAATATATTCAAATATTATGGAGCCACAGTTAATCAATGGAATGAGCTAACTTGGTGACCCAgttggatggccttaaaagaggattaggccaattctttttctttttttaaaattttctttattGCTCAGAATTATAACTTTACAGCATAACTTTACATCTTAACATTAAACATGttctttgttttcaaaatgtatttGTGATTATTATTGTCATCATTCTTAAGTCAACATTTTGACTTTACACTTTacacaaatagaaaaagaaaagatgtaATTTAAAAATCATAATATTCTTCATAAACGACTTCCCGTCTCTTCCATTTTGTACTAATAATCTTATTGCCTATATTTGTCTATTGTCTTTTTATTAAAAGTATTGTCTTTTGTATCAATTTTCCCTTTATATTCAATGTCTACAGAAATTACTCAAAGGCTGTTACCGTTTTCAGATTGCaacaattgctttttaaatatcCCTTAAAATAATTCCAATGTGAGATAAACTCCTGTTTGGATTTATCTTTAATTCTTTCTGATAAATAGTCTAGCTCCGTATATTCTGTCAGTTTTAGTATCCAGTCCAATCGAGTGGGTATATACGGTATTCACTTTTCCAATGTATAGCTATTACTAGTGCCATTCAGGccgtttaataaacgggtgctagaacattcggcctttttcggtggcagcggcgcgtggggggcttttattccttgtctaattgattgttcctcccccctccctttgatccttaatttatccctaattccccccccccccccgttcccaaaccccaagccacagtccccccccctttttttacctttacagtccgggctcggctggggggtgcggggggtatttcttcctttaccccctctgaagcttgtgtttggagtgtggatccctccccaccctgttttcgcgcctgccgtttggttcctaatttttccccgtcaatagcgctgctgctgccagggcccagtggccgaattctggctcctggacggcccagGCGGCTGCTTTATTGATTGTAAagctttacttttttaaaaaaaagtaagttcGAGATAGATGTCATTCCCAAATGGTTTAATCCCTTTGCATGCCCACCGCCATATGTAACGTAGTCCTGCCAGGTTCTCCGCATCTCCAACAATTGTTAgagcagttttgtttgtttttttacctctTAGCAAGTTTACAGGGTGTCAAGTGGCAGTGATAGAAAACTTTTTGGAGGTTTTCCCTTATAGTGTAACAGGACGTAAACTTCCAATTAACCCTCCAAAGGTTTTCCCATTGGGACATCTCTATATTATGGCCAAGATCTTGAGCCCATCTAATCACAGATTGGgtcaattcatggaggaggctaTAGGTACGGCATGTTTGCACTATTGTGGGTTGTATGCCACTGAATACTGCTTGCTAGGAATCAGAAGTAGGAAGTAGGTACTGCTTGCAGGCATCTCAAGAAGCCtctgcttggtcactgtgagaacaggatgctggataaaGTGAGCCAGTGATCTGATTCAGCAAATGACAAAGACGGTCATTCATTTCTATAAAACTTTTAAGAACTGTACTACATGCTGCATACATTCCTTTGAGCTTGGAAATTCAACTGGCCCCCAACCAAAAATGCTAAGTCCAGAATGGCCTGCATCTGGAAGATGACGATGTATCACAGGCACACCATTGTCCTCTAGCCGCTTCTTGTACAACAGCCCGTCATCCCGGAGAACATCATACTCACAGGTTAGAATGAAAGTCTCTGGGAGCTGGCGGATTATGTCGTCCTCTGctagaaggggggaaaacattgCCTCAAgagctcttttatttttttcataaagtTCTTCTGAAAATGGGGCAGGAGCTTTAAGGGCATAACCCCTAGCCTTAAATTCTTCTGGAATGTAATCAGCACTGATCCATTTTTTGTATTTCTCCCGCAAATCAGGAGGGAGATGAGCTCCTTTTATCACCCTGTCCACGTTCACGTCCTTCCCAGTGATATATGTCATACCAAATTTAACAACTCGTTTCCTGAACAAGGGAGGAACTGATTGGTTTTGCTGATAAGATGGCAAATCGAAGTCCACTGCTTGCAGGAATGGGTAGATCAGGACCTGAGCTCGCAGTCTTGGGAGGTCCTCTCTGGTCACCAGTTCTTGGCAAACGGCTGCAGCAAATGTGCCTCCACTACTGTCCCCTACAATGGCAATGCGGCTGGGGTCCACTCCAAATTCCTTGGCATTCTTCAGAAAGTGTATTGCAGCAGTTAAACAGTCCAGCACAGGGACCGGATAGGGATGCTCAGGAGCTAAGCGAAATCTAAAGAGAAAACAACATATCGCCCACATTCAACATCATGCACTTCACAGAAAAGGACCATTTTCCTGCATCACATATTGCAAGTGCTAATAATCTTTTTCACCcctagggccacattcctttctgtgcAACCTTGTGGGGACCACATGCCAGCTGCGGGTGGTACCTGAgacaaaaatggaaagcaaatgcaaCCTTTCCCTTTGGAAATTTACACTTGTTCCTATCACATAGCCACGCACCATTCTctcccctccagctgcttccttcttgtttcccccctGTCCATAGCTGGATCCACGCTTACTTTTTAAGTGTTCTTAGAATGATAATTTGTAATATCGTTCTAAAAGGCATTTTGTTTCTCCTTCGCTTCCTTTTCTACAACGTAGACCCAATTATTTGACAGGGATGACTCTGcactgccctctggtgtcacGTTTCAATGGCACATTATTTAAGTTCTTTGACTGGTTATCCTAACCCTTTTAAAACTCATCTTGAGTGTTAAAAACCTCAACTGTAAATGAGTCCCATTAGCATCTTCCTGTAGCACCGCTCAGCATCCTGTGCATCAATGAAGTTATAATCTCACTACTTGTAATCTACCTGTCTTCCCTCCACAGCTCTCCTGATCAGGTTGGCAAGACTCCTAGCAATTGCCAATACCAATGGATACTATAGTCACAAGGATGATGTGCTACCGCCACTAtgagaggcagtaatgcttctgaataccagttgctggaaactggacctggggagagagctcttctgctcaggtcctgcttgtgccTTTCCCATTcgggcatctggtttgccactgtgagaacatgatgctagactagatgagtcccctttggcctgatccagctgagtTCTTACTATGTTCAATGTCAAAGGGGTTTGAACTAGAAATCTAAATACAAAAATGAACACCCATTCATTCTACATAAATGTTGGCAAAATCACTGTTTACAACTTTATAAGGCTGGATGGCATTTCACcgattgaagttgaatcccaaCAAGATAGAAGTagtgtttctgggggacaggggctgggtgtgtgtgggggactccctggtcctgaatggggcaactgctgtgcccctaaaggaccaggtgcgcagcctgggagtcattctggactcacaggtGTCCATGGGGGCACAGGTCAGGTCTGTGTCtaccaactccatctggtacgctggcAGAGACCCTGCCTGCACATTGTCTCACCAGGGTGGTACACGCTCTGGTCATCTCTGGCTttggctactgcaatgcgctcaatgtggggctacttttgaaggtgactcggaaagtacaactaatccagaatgtacagtagcagctagactggtaaatgGGAGAAGcagccaggaccacataacactagtcCTAagagaactacattggctccaaCGCCATAGTGAGCTCCATGGGGCATGCAGGTCGCCCTTTTTCGGGCAGTGCTGGGCCTGCAGGGTGCCCAAGGTGGCACATCCCTCCCGGGCACCCACCAGCTGAGGGAGACATGGTGGGAGTGTGCTGCCCCCGTGCTGCTTTTTTGGGCAGCACGGGGTCTGCAGGGCGCCTGAGACATTTGCCTTCCAGGGGCCCTCCTTGTGTGGCCAACACGTGCCCATTGTTTCTTTCTCAGCCACCAGAGGGTGACTGGGgggcatgggcataggcagggggcaggagggggcagttgcccccctagaagcagggccgctggtggccagcctgccccgctgccccccgccgcccggtgccgcctcccttctccctggctggctgtggggtgggtggagggaaagccccagagctgtgcaaagcgtttggctggctttccctccgcaagccccacagccagccaaggagaagggagacgtgGAGGGAAAGCCaaccaaacgctttgcgcggctctggggctttccctccacccgccccacagccagccgccTAGatgggacgtctcccttctcccttgctggctgtggggcgggtggaaggaaagccagctttccctccacccgccccggcgatcgcggagggggag encodes:
- the LOC118075887 gene encoding arylacetamide deacetylase-like 3, which encodes MTFCGTLWMLILYMTIFIHSLLIAWGVCYRLTRPHLPQGISGRAKLILVDFVVGYGFALGAFLDKLGICHKYIVLRALYDALPTRKDSKLIRKDLVFDGVPVRVYWPKTSPAGNRRGIIYLHGGAGLIGSIRVYEMVCCSIAHQSDSVVMSVGFRLAPEHPYPVPVLDCLTAAIHFLKNAKEFGVDPSRIAIVGDSSGGTFAAAVCQELVTREDLPRLRAQVLIYPFLQAVDFDLPSYQQNQSVPPLFRKRVVKFGMTYITGKDVNVDRVIKGAHLPPDLREKYKKWISADYIPEEFKARGYALKAPAPFSEELYEKNKRALEAMFSPLLAEDDIIRQLPETFILTCEYDVLRDDGLLYKKRLEDNGVPVIHRHLPDAGHSGLSIFGWGPVEFPSSKECMQHVVQFLKVL